The Methanomassiliicoccales archaeon region AATAATCATATCTACATTGTTATTTTTTACATCTGCTAATACCGCATCCAATGCGATTAGATTTGCATGTACATCTGAAATGAAGGCTACACGCACGTATTAACATACCCTAAAACGTAGTTATAACTTTCTCGATCAAATCCAATATTCCTTCCGATTTTTAAAGATCACCAGTCCTAAAAGTTATTCATTTCCAGCAGAACCTCTTGCCTAATGATGCCTAGTCACAAATCCAAATTGAATGCGCTCTGAGAATAAAATAATAAATTATGCACATATATGCACATTCGAAATTGCGCAACCCCTGCATTCAATTCTCATAATGATTTTATACCATATCAGCATTTCAAATGTGGAAGGTAAGTGAAGTGAGCGAAATCAAGAGATTGGTTCTTGACGTTCTCAAACCTCATCACCCCACGATTATAGAACTTTCTCGAAGACTCAGTCTGCTCAATGGAGTAGCCGGTGTCAATTGTACGTTAGAAGAGGTGGACCAGGAAACAGAGAGCATCAAAATTACAATAGAAGGTAACGCAATTGATTTTGAAGACGTACAGAAAACAATTTCGGAAATGGGCGCGGTTATTCACTCAATCGATAGTGTATCTGCAGGAAAAAAACTGGTCGAAGAGGTTGAAACACCTCAGGATCGATGAATTTTTGCGAGTTCACTGGCAACCCTTTGAATTAATTCTGACTTTGGCATCGACCTTTCCACAAGAATTCTTCCCTTCTTGGACCACCAGTTGCCTGGATATGCCTTGTCTCTTTCGATCTTGAATTGCAAACCCAATTTCTCAACAGCTTTTGCCAGAAGGTCGACCGTAGGATCGTTAACCGCCATCGAGCGTCTTACCTTCCGTCCTTCGGATCGTTTGCGATTGACGTCAAAATATTCTGGCCATAAAACCCAGGCAATATCCTCATCAAACGGCATAGTTAATGGGAGATGAAATCAGAATAAATAAACTAACTGCTCATTTAATTAGGATGGCATTGACCGT contains the following coding sequences:
- a CDS encoding DUF211 domain-containing protein, whose amino-acid sequence is MSEIKRLVLDVLKPHHPTIIELSRRLSLLNGVAGVNCTLEEVDQETESIKITIEGNAIDFEDVQKTISEMGAVIHSIDSVSAGKKLVEEVETPQDR
- a CDS encoding signal recognition particle subunit SRP19/SEC65 family protein, translated to MPFDEDIAWVLWPEYFDVNRKRSEGRKVRRSMAVNDPTVDLLAKAVEKLGLQFKIERDKAYPGNWWSKKGRILVERSMPKSELIQRVASELAKIHRS